One Xyrauchen texanus isolate HMW12.3.18 chromosome 44, RBS_HiC_50CHRs, whole genome shotgun sequence DNA segment encodes these proteins:
- the cldn23.2 gene encoding claudin-23, with protein sequence MRTPGIFIFGLVLAPCGLLLDLISTVAPSWRTINNIPGEASDLVLQQGLWDICKTYSSSRDIQCNQQNTQYFNTQIIQIARGLMLASLILNAIAIGVASVGVRCWTNSAPRWIVAGIGGLLVFLSGVLAIIPVAWYTNIMNSITSSSTDIRVGYCLVLGFIGGILEVLGGLVMSIGLCLSCGERNRKEPPWTHVVRSTRNPSPPQRTTVPTISSISSTSSVPYYSKDTDIDIPRAKRQQDRFVNTPYRARPYDSDL encoded by the coding sequence ATGAGAACACCTGGGATTTTTATTTTCGGGCTGGTGCTCGCGCCTTGTGGGTTGCTTTTAGATCTGATCAGCACCGTGGCCCCAAGCTGGCGCACCATCAATAATATCCCTGGAGAGGCCTCTGATCTGGTTCTCCAACAAGGACTATGGGACATCTGCAAGACTTATTCATCATCCCGGGACATTCAATGCAACCAACAGAACACACAATACTTCAACACTCAGATCATCCAGATTGCGCGCGGTCTGATGTTGGCATCACTCATTCTCAATGCCATTGCTATTGGCGTGGCATCAGTTGGAGTGAGATGTTGGACGAATAGCGCACCGCGCTGGATAGTCGCTGGCATCGGCGGCCTTCTCGTGTTCCTCTCAGGGGTCCTCGCCATCATCCCGGTGGCTTGGTACACTAACATAATGAACTCCATCACCTCTTCATCCACCGATATTCGTGTTGGATACTGCCTAGTGCTGGGCTTCATAGGTGGGATATTGGAAGTGCTCGGAGGTTTGGTGATGTCCATCGGGTTATGCCTGAGTTGTGGCGAACGGAACCGCAAGGAACCCCCGTGGACACACGTGGTGAGATCCACGCGTAATCCATCCCCTCCTCAACGGACGACAGTACCGACTATAAGCAGTATCAGCAGCACGAGCAGTGTCCCATATTACTCCAAAGACACTGATATAGACATACCAAGAGCGAAGAGGCAACAGGACCGATTTGTCAACACTCCATACAGAGCAAGACCATACGATTCAGATTTGTAA
- the LOC127636861 gene encoding claudin-23-like → MRTPGIFIFGLVMAPCGWILDLTSTVAPNWRTINNLAGQTSDLVVEQGIWDICNTFISSRSQTCNQRNNDQTYFNSQIIPIAQGMMIASLIVTALGLAVATPGVRCWKDRPRYILASMGGVLIFCSGVLAIIPVSWYTYQLTSINSISVKRDPLKPDDIRVGYSIVLGFIGSIMEILGGFVMFLGICSCCGGRKRGENLQVNQQRLPARPTPLPRVNVPRSISQLSGSSVPYSKDSLDDDLDFPRAKSRGRSVNTSYAGRPYDADL, encoded by the coding sequence ATGCGAACCCCAGGGATCTTTATATTCGGCTTGGTCATGGCCCCCTGCGGATGGATCCTAGACCTGACCAGCACGGTTGCACCCAACTGGCGCACCATCAACAATTTAGCTGGACAAACTTCAGATTTGGTGGTGGAACAGGGAATCTGGGACATCTGCAATACATTTATATCTTCTAGATCGCAAACATGTAACCAACGAAACAATGACCAAACCtatttcaacagccagatcattCCGATTGCGCAAGGAATGATGATCGCCTCCTTGATCGTGACAGCACTTGGCCTGGCCGTGGCGACTCCTGGAGTTAGATGCTGGAAGGACAGACCCCGATATATATTGGCTTCTATGGGTGGTGTCCTTATCTTCTGCTCCGGCGTCCTGGCCATCATCCCAGTCTCATGGTACACCTACCAGCTGACCAGCATCAACTCCATCTCGGTCAAAAGAGACCCATTAAAACCGGATGACATCCGTGTAGGATACAGCATCGTTCTGGGTTTCATTGGAAGCATCATGGAGATTCTTGGGGGCTTTGTGATGTTCCTTGGTATATGCTCTTGCTGCGGTGGTCGTAAACGTGGAGAGAACCTTCAAGTCAACCAACAAAGACTACCAGCCAGACCGACACCTCTGCCAAGGGTCAATGTTCCAAGAAGTATCAGTCAGCTTAGTGGAAGCAGTGTGCCATATTCAAAAGACTCACTGGATGATGATCTGGACTTCCCACGAGCCAAAAGTCGAGGGAGATCTGTTAACACATCTTATGCTGGTAGACCCTATGACGCTGACCTGTAA